Below is a genomic region from Trichomycterus rosablanca isolate fTriRos1 chromosome 15, fTriRos1.hap1, whole genome shotgun sequence.
TTGCGGTCACAGTGGGCGGTCACTGCCTAACTCCGCCCCACTGTCTTCAACTAGGTCCGGTAGAGGGAAATAACAAGCTCGCTGTGAACGCTCGACCTGCATTGACTCGTTTCATCTCGACGAGAGCAGTAACGATGTCCGGAAGAGGAAAGGGCGGCTTTGATCAGTAATCCTCTTCAAACACGTGAAAATTTTGGCCGCAGCACCTTACGGTGTTTGCGGCCGCTAAGTGCAAACATTTGAAAGTATGGCTTCCAGTTTGTCTTTTCGAGAGTCATATAATAACCGTTTTCTCAAATACTGGGCGAAAATCTCTTTTATAGGATCTGGATCTGCTCCAAGCAGAGATGAGGTGGCAGAAAAGCTTTTTATGTCCCAGTCGGTGAGTGGGGAAGACATTTTCTCCTTCATCAGCCTTCCAAACCGGAAAGACTTTGAACTTTGTTTTCGTAACGAAAGATCATTACGAGTTTTCATGGACATTTACAATTCAAACAAAGAACAATGGAGAGATTTCGAAATATTCTCACCTTTGCAGTTTGACATAAAAACAGTGATTGTGAAATTTTGGACAGGAAGAATTCCAGATGAAGATGTGGAGATGTATTTACGTCGCTTCTGTGACATTGTAAAACCAGCTATAAAGCCTGTGGATCGGTTCGGCATTTGGTATGGGATTAGGAAATATCAAGTGAGAATTAAGAAAGATTTCAACAACCAAGACATAGGGATTCCAAACAACATCTCACTGTGTCCGTACAATGGGAAAATTATCTACCAAGGCCAAATTTCCAGATGTTACACATGTCAAGCGACTGATCACATTGCTAAAGAATGTAAGGAGGTGAAATGTTGGCAATGTAGCAGTTTCGGACATAAAGCCAAAGATTGTAACAACTCTGCAATTTGTGATTTATGTGGAACTGTGGGTCACACTTTCTTTATGTGCCCTAACTCTTATGCTAACCGTTCTAAGACAAGCTTTGGCACAGAAGTAAAGGAAAACCGTTTTGAAAGTGTACAACCGTTATCAACGACTGAGGCTGGGGGAAAAAATATTCCACCTGAAGCCAATTCTAGTAATGAACCTGAATTATCACAGACAAAGGATAAACAACAAAATGAAATGGATCAAACTgaaagcctttttattaatacaacTTTGGAGGAAAATGGGACTGTTAcagaatgtaaaaatgttgaagATTTAAAGCAAACTGGTAATAACGACAGCAGTGAAACATCATCAACAGAGGACAGCAGCAGTGGTTCATCCAGCAGTGACGATTCATCTACAACTGAGTCGGGAGAGGAGTCAACTAAAGGTTCAGCATCGGAGTCAACTAAAGGTTCAGCATCGGAGTCGTGCAACATTGCTTTAAAAGTTTCACTTATCTCTAATGAAGGAACTGAGGATATACGCCAGGACGACACGTCTGCTTCCAAGGAACTGAAAGAGAAACGCAGTTCTTCATTAAATCCTCATGTGCGAAAAGAGGAACTTCACCGAAACAAGAAGGGTCGAAGTATGGAGCACACAAGCACAGGAACAAAGACTTCTGAACATCTGACAGACAGCAACGACAAACGGAAATGGAATTATTCAGAAGAGACTGAAGTTTTAGTTactaaaaaggttaaaaagaaAATTCAAAAATGATCTTTCTAAATCTCCTTTAATAGTTTATTGGTTGCTTCTTGTAATGTAAGAGGAATTCAGTCAGCTTCTAATAGATTTAAAAAGATACAATTATTGTTAAGGGAGAATTTTGATATTTTATGTGTGCAAGAAACCCGGCTTTCAAATGTAAACGATGTTAAAGATGTACAAAGTTTGTGGTTTAAAAATAAGAGTTTCCTTTCAATCGGGGAAAGTAAAGCTGACGGTATCGGAATTATGTTTTATAAAGAAAACGTAAAAGTTATTCAATTACGTGAAATTATTCCAGGCAGATTAATGTTTATTGATGTGTTttggtttgaaaaaaaaatcagagtaataaatatatacacggcTCAAGACAAAAGTAAGAAAatccaactttttaataaagttAAAGCATTATTATGTGTAGGGTTTTATATTATAGTGTGTGGTGATTTTAACACAATTACCGATGAAAAAGATAGAATTTCAAATAAACCATTTAAATTAAGTAGGGaaggaaaagttttaaaacaaattatggAAGAGTATTGTATGCAAGACACTTTTAGAATAATTTGTCCTGATCGAATTGACTTTACTAGATCTGATAGCTCATGTCAAACTAGAATTGATAGAatttatgttaataaaaatTTTCAAGTAAAATCTTATAAGACAAAATTAATTATTGAATCCGATCATTTGACAGTGATATCCaagattgattttaaaaaagagatTAGTACAAATTATtggaaactaaatataaatatcttAAAGCATCCAGAAGTAATCATGGGATTAAAAGAAGAGTTGTTTAGAATCAtgtctttaaatgtatttataaaaaatgattGTAAATTGTGGGAAATTCTAAAAATTCAgatcaaatattttttaaaacacggAAGTAAAATGGtaaatcaggaaaaaaataaaaggtataactatattatgaaaaaatatattaatttaaaacaaaaacgttTTTTAACGGACTACGAAGATAATGAATTATCAGATTTAAGAAAAGAAATAGATACCTTAAATAATGAGTCCTTGACAAAATTGCAAATTCAAATAGGATATAATTCTGATGAAACTTTAAATTCATCTCAAGTGACTCATTTATACTCCCAAAAAAGACAAAAGGCTTACATTAGTTCTATCAAAGATAAAAATGGTACAGTAGTTACAGATGCTAAAGAGATAATGAATACTATTAAAGATTTGTGTGAAGATATGTATAAGGAAATTGAAATTgataaaaaatctttaaaatcctTCTTAGATTTTAAACATAATACAAATTATGACTATTTAGGCGAAAGTATTAAAGAATGTGAAGTGGTGTCTGCTATTAAACAACTGAATCTTAAAAAATCTCCTGGTAAAGATGGTttgccatctgaattttatcACTTtgatattcttgttttttcaaaTTTATTAACACGGGTGTTTAATTTAGGTGTAAAAAGAGGTTATATGCATGACACTTTTTATGATGGTGTTTTATCTTTATTGTATAAGAAGGGAGAtataaatgatattaataattggagacacttaacCTTAATGAACATCGATTACAAAATTTTtgccaaaataataatgaataggtTAGAAGATGTATTAGattcaataataattaaagaacaAACCTGTGCTATCAAAGGAAGACTAATGTGGGATAATTTAAACATTTCGAGGGAATTGGTGTTTGAGAGTGGTGAAAGTTTTTATATGGTCACTTTGGACCAGAAGAAAGCCTTTGATTTTGTATCAAGAGAATATTTATGGGAAGTTttgaaaatgtataatttttCTGATAATTTCATTAACATGattaagtgtatgtatataaaatctAATGTGCAGATTAATGTTAATGGTAATTTGACAGAATGTTTTCAAGTCATGAGAGGTGTTAAACAAGGTTGTCCCCTCAGTGCTGCTCTATATGTTCTTGGCTTAAGTCCATTAATTACTAAAATTCGAAATGATAAACGACTACAAGGAGTTAGATTAGGTGACAACCAATTTATAATTTCTgcatatgctgatgatattactgtgttcattaaaacaagaaaagatttagacattatttatgaacatttctcctCATACGAGAAAGTGTCAGGAGCCAccctgaatgttttaaaatcagaatgtgtgtggattggagacattaataaaaaatttcaaATGTATGTACCTGAGACTCAACATCTTAAAGTCCTAGGTATATATTTTGATAATAATGGCTGTGTAGATTATaactggaaagaaaaagaacaaattattaaagaagaatttagtaaatggaaaaattgtaatttaagttataaaacaagaataaatataGTTAAAACCTTTATCTTatcaaaaataatttttttatcctGTATTTTCCCTCCCACAGATAAATggcttaaaaatatgaataaattatgTTGTAATTTTATTTGGAATTCAACACGTGAAGTAACTAAGCGCGAACTtttatataaacagaaaaaaatgggtGGTCTAGGAGCAATTGATCtttccattaaaacaaaaatttttgtatgtaaaattATTGCAAATGGCATTTACAGACAAGCTGATTGGATTGGAAACATCACAAATTGGAAACAGAAAAAAGGCCGCTCTAGAGCTTTAGTtccttattataaattaatttatggtgattttataaataaatttaatgttttgaatatAGATTGGATTAAAGATTCTAATAAAAAGATTTACAAGCTAATAGTAGacttgaaatattgtaatatagtgGATTTTAGAGGCCTTAGAGAGGAAGAAAAGGaagaatgtgtaaataatattttatgtaaaaaaatatccgAGAAGTTAAGGGATATTACATGGTTGGTAGCAGTGAGGAGACTTCCAGTGAGATCTGTAGTGAAGTGGAGTTGTTTTGTGAAGACAAACATGTGCCCTATGCCAAAATGTCAGACAGAGGAAACTTTAGAACATTTTATTCTAGAGTGTTATCGTTCCCAAGCAGTATGGAGCAAAATGGAAAATTTAGGTCTTGAGATTAAAATTCATATGAAATCCGTCTGTTTCGGTATTTTTGATGAAATCATGCCTAAAGATAAACATGACTTCCTGTGGTtagtactgtgtattgtgaagTCTAAATTATGGAAAACAAGATGCAGAATGACTATTGACCAACAATTTGTTTCAGCagagaatgtttataaaaatataagaactGAACTGAAAAGAATACGaacaatgaatgttttatttaaggacTCTGAATTGTGGAAgatttttaaattgtaaatgattgtcttgataatgtaatgtaatttccatgtactctgatgaagtttaaataaaatatggaaGAGCAAGGGCGGCATCTGAATTTTATCACTTtgatattcttgttttttcaaaTTTATTAACACGGGTGTTTAATTTAGGTGTAAAAAGAGGTTATATGCATGACACTTTTTATGATGGTGTTTTATCTTTATTGTATAAGAAGGGAGAtataaatgatattaataattggagacacttaacCTTAATGAACATCGATTACAAAATGTTtgccaaaataataatgaataggtTAGAAGATGTATTAGattcaataataattaaagaacaAACCTGTGCTATCAAAGGAAGACTAATGTGGGATAATTTAAACATTTCGAGGGAATTGGTGTTTGAGAGTGGTGAAAGTTTTTATATGGTCACTTTGGACCAGAAGAAAGCCTTTGATTTTGTATCAAGAGAATATTTATGGGAAGTTttgaaaatgtataatttttCTGATAATTTCATTGACATGattaagtgtatgtatataaaatctAATGTGCAGATTAATGTTAATGGTAATTTGACAGAATGTTTTCAAGTCATGAGAGGTGTTAAACAAGGTTGTCCCCTCAGTGCTGCCCTATATGTTCTTGGCTTAAGTCCATTAATTACTAAAATTCGAAATGATAAACGACTACAAGGAGTTAGATTAGGTGACAACCAATTTATAATTTCTgcatatgctgatgatattactgtgttcattaaaacaagaaaagatttagacattatttatgaacatttctcctTATATGAGAAAGTGTCAGGAGCCAccctgaatgttttaaaatcagaatgtgtgtggattggagacattaataaaaaatttcaaATGTATGTACCTGAGACTCAACATCTTAAAGTCCTAGGTATATATTTTGATAATAATGGCTGTGTAGATTATaactggaaagaaaaagaacaaattattaaagaagaatttagtaaatggaaaaattgtaatttaagttataaaacaagaataaatataGTTAAAACCTTTATCttatcaaaaataatatttttatcctGTATTTTCCCTCCCACAGATAAATggcttaaaaatatgaataaattatgTTGTAATTTTATTTGGAATTCAACACGTGAAGTAACTAAGCGTGAACTtttatataaacagaaaaaaataggtGGTCTAGGAGCAATTGATCtttccattaaaacaaaaatttttgtatgtaaaattATTGCAAATGGCATTTACAGACAAGCTGATTGGATTGGAAACATCACAAATTGGAAACAGAAAAAAGGCCGCTCTAGAGCTTTAGTtccttattataaattaatttatggtgattttataaataaatttaatgttttgaatatAGATTGGATTAAGGATTCTAATAAAAAGATTTACAAGCTAATAGTAgatttgaaatattgtaatatagtgGATTTTAGAGGCCTTagagaagaagaaaagaaagaatgtgtaaataatatcttatgtaaaaaaatatctgaGAAGTTAAGGGATATTACATGGTTGGTAGCAGTGAGGAGACTTCCAGTGAGATCTGTAGTGAAGTGGAGTTGTTTTGTGAAGACAAACATGTGCCCTATGCCAAAATGCCAGACAGAGGAAACTTTAGAACATTTTATTCTAGAGTGTTATCGTTCCCAAGAAGTATGGAGCAAAATGGAAAATTTAGGTCTTGAGATTAAAATTCATATGAAGTCCGTCTGTTTCGGTATTTTTGATGAAATCATGCCTAAAGATAAACATGACTTCCTGTGGTtagtactgtgtattgtgaagTCTAAATTATGGAAAACAAGATGCAGAATGACTATTGACCAACAATTTGTTTCAGCagagaatgtttataaaaatataagaactgaactgaaaaaaataagaacaatgaatgttttatttaaggacTCTGAATTGTggaagattttaaaattgtaaatgattgtcttgataatgtaatgtaatttccatgtactctgatgaagtttaaataaaatattaaataaaaaaaaagaaaaggcggcaaaggtcttggaaaaggaggcgctaagcgtcaccgcaaagttctccgtgataacatccagggtattactaaacCCGCCATCCGCCGTTTGGCTCGCCGTGGCGGTGTGAAGCGTATTTCCGGCTTGATCTACGAGGAGACCCGCGGTGTGCTCAAGGTTTTCCTTGAGAACGTCATCCGTGATGCCGTCACCTACACCGAGCACGCCAAGAGAAAGACCGTCACCGCAATGGACGTGGTGTACGCTCTGAAACGCCAGGGACGAACCCTGTACGGATTCGGGGGTTAAACATTCAGACCTCCACGCTAacacaacggctcttttaagagccacccatattTTCTACAAAAGAGAAAGTTCTcctgctttattattaatattgttattattattagtagtagtacgttCACTGATGCGTGGATGTGCAAATCACTCGTTTAGCCCCAAAAGCATCATTCTaagaaaaaataacacattcacttatgtagccctaaaagcttggaattattattagtagttagTAGTCATACGGCGTGTTTGCatactaccaatgtacagccatactgtagattacactacaatcattaACACGATCTTTGTGTAAgatacagtaaaacattgtgCCCGAATGCTTCgcttaaaaaactaaacaaacaaaaaaatgaaattgatcgatctgtgtatgtataatatatatattatataaaatttaataaaatgtaacaaaatatcaaaatattgctattgattcttttatattcggttttaaaacatgtatcgacctcagattaagcgggaacagattctagtgaatggggcagaagggggcgtggaacggtatgttgtctgtccaatagaaacccaggaccttggacCAATCAGAGTTACGTGTTTCAACTTGGCTTACTCAGCATGCAGGGTTAATAAAGCGGGCGTGTAGAGCGTCTACATTCACTTGCAGTTTGTTCTAGAGGaaacagcagcatcatgccCGAACCAGCGAAGGCCGCGCCCAAGAAGGGCTCCAAGAAAACCGTCACCAAGACTGCCGGCAAAGGAGGCAAGAAGCGCAGAAAGTCCAGGAAGGAGAGCTACGCTATCTACGTGTACAAGGTCCTGAAACAGGTCCACCCTGATACCGGGATCTCCTCCAAGGCTATGGGCATCATGAACTCCTTCGTCAACGACATTTTCGAGCGTATCGCTGGTGAGTCCTCTCGTCTGGCTCACTACAACAAGCGCTCCACCATTACCTCCAGGGAGATCCAGACCGCCGTGCGCCTGCTGCTTCCCGGTGAGCTGGCCAAGCACGCCGTGTCCGAGGGTACCAAGGCCGTCACCAAGTACACCAGCTCCAAGTAAAGCGCCTTAGTCGCTCTGGCAAACCAACggttcttttaagagccacccatcttatcaagttaagagagttttcttctttttaaatattatatctgAAAATGTCATACACATTATCTAGATAGACTTACATGTttataatacttttttttatttttttattaatatattactatTTTTGGGCCCTGCTGTTTTTCACGAGTTGTCCACGACTGTCACTATGTGGTGAGTTTAAGAGATTACACAATAAAATATCACTGTACTCTTAAAAAAAGATATTATAATACActcagagccgtagagagagagatgctacactccttgatctcgccaaacaaacccggtgctgttaaaataaaaaaaaacgataactaactgtaactgtattagGCGTTTACAAAACTAACGAGAACGTACTAAAATTATAGATAGAATAGCCTTCGTTTTCGTgttcatcattttatttatgagcATTGTGAACTGATATGAAATCGATGTTTTCCACTCGAGCAGTTTTACGTTAGCTGCCGGCACCGTACGGTACCTCATGCGGTCTTTCCCAATCCgctccctcctcactaacactccactacagagggaccctccacgtgaacgcgcaaacggaggcggagtggagagggggagtgagtagggagcTGATTGAGATTGGGCTTCCTGACGGCACTTCATGTTTACATTCCGTTTCTGCTCTCCACGCTAGCCTGCAAAATGACCACAGCAAAAGTTAAGTTGATGTTTTTCTGATGTGTGTCACATGAATtagttcatattattattagggctgtcgttaatcgcggtaattaacgcgattaaggcgttaaatttttaatcgcgattaaaaaaaaaaaatcgggataaatttttaatcaaactatttttattgagctgtttgtgtcagctttatttcatgtgttggtaaacatccattcttgcatttcagggctgcagcaccttccagaaaagctgggatggtaaagcatttaccactttgtaatgttgccattccgtctcaacacaaagatgttttggcaccttgAATACCTAGCAATGAAGTGTTCTGGTGTATTTTGTGCCATTGTTCCTGAAAACttgtcttaaggtgtgcaacagtacacgGTTGTTGTCATAGTCACTTcttacaaaattctccacacgttctctctGGTAGGCCAGTCCAATACTTggccctcttcttccacagccatgcttttgtaatgtctGCCGGCTGGGATAACTGAGGTTTAGCACATGGGTCAAGCCAAGGAAGGCAGCACAAGCTATAGCATTATCTTTTAGTCCTGTGATGACATGCGCTCCCtcaataataatcatgatgtctgttaggtttttaacatatcattattaaacataaattacatccagaccacatggtctattgttcaaaatgacgccgtgacccggatcccccccccctgactcat
It encodes:
- the LOC134329064 gene encoding histone H4; translation: MSGRGKGGKGLGKGGAKRHRKVLRDNIQGITKPAIRRLARRGGVKRISGLIYEETRGVLKVFLENVIRDAVTYTEHAKRKTVTAMDVVYALKRQGRTLYGFGG
- the LOC134329039 gene encoding histone H2B-like, whose translation is MPEPAKAAPKKGSKKTVTKTAGKGGKKRRKSRKESYAIYVYKVLKQVHPDTGISSKAMGIMNSFVNDIFERIAGESSRLAHYNKRSTITSREIQTAVRLLLPGELAKHAVSEGTKAVTKYTSSK